The Rhodothermales bacterium DNA window CCCTTGCTCTTGAGAGGCTCACCACGTTGTCATCCCGAGCGGAACAGCGTGGAGTCGAGGGATCTCTGGGGGCGCATCTTCAGCGATCTGCTGCGGGTTTCCCCGGAAAGATCCTTCGGCTCCGGCCTGCGGCCTCCGCTCAGGATGACGTTCATCTGAGCCTCTCAACAGAGCAATCACCCCTCACTTGTTAATCCAGACGCGGAGGAGGGAGATGAGTTGGTCCACGTTCACCGGCTTCGTGATGTAGTCCGAGGCTCCGGCGGCGAGGCACTTCTCGCGGTCGCCCTTCATCGCCTTCGCGGTGACGGCGATGATGGGGAGCTCGGCGAACGCGCCGCCGAGCTTGCGGATGGCCCGTGTGGTCTCGTAGCCGTCCATCCCCGGCATCATCACATCCATCAGCACGGCGTCGATGTCCTCGGACTTCTTGAGGAACTCGATGCCGTCGTGGCCGCTCTCGGCGTAGACGACCTCCATCTTGTGCCGCTCCAGCAGGCTCGTGAGGGCGAAGATGTTGCGGATGTCGTCGTCGACGATGAGCACCTTCGTGCCGGCGAGCGAGCTCTCGGGGCGGTGGCGCTGTTCGAGCCGGGTCCGCTGCTCGTCGGGCAGCTCGGCCTCGACGCGGTGGAGGTAGAGCGCGGTCTCGTCGAGGAGCCGGTCGAAGGCCTCGACGTCTTTGGCGATCACGGCCTCGGCCATGCTGTGGAGCTTCTCGGCCTCCTCGGGCTTGAGGTCGCGCCCCGAGTGGACGAGGATGGGGAGGTCGGTGAGGCCGAGCTCGTCGCGGATGCGCTCGATGAGCTCGAACCCGTCCATGTCCGGCAGCCCGAGGTCGATGAGCGCGCAGTCGAACCGGCCGGTCGCGAGCGCTTCGAGCGCTTCGGACCCGAGCGCGACGCCCGTCATCTCGACGTCGTCCCCGCCGATCAGGTCCTCGACGATCCGCCGCTGCGGCTCGTTGTCCTCGACCACGAGGAGGCGGCGAACGGGGCGGTCGGCGAGGTCCTTCATCTGCCCGATCGTCTCGACCACGGACGCCCGCGTGACGGGCTTCTTGAGCTGGGTCATCGCGCCCTTGCGCTGCCCGCGCGGGAGCCGCTCCGTCACCGAGACGATCTGGACAGGGATGTGGCGCGTGTCCGGGTGGTTCTTGAGCCGGTCGAGCAGCGTGAGCCCGTGCATGCCGGGGAGCTGGATGTCGAGCGTGATCGCGCTCGGCTTGTAGCGGCGGACGGCGGCGAGCGCCGCCTCGCCGTGCTCCTCGACGACGGCCTTGAACCCCTTCTCGTGCGCGATGTCGAGGAGGATGCGCGCGAACGCCGGGTCGTCCTCGACGATCAGCAGCACCTCGTCGTCGAGCCCGAGGTGCTCGCGGTCGTCCTCGACGCGGGCGGAGGGGCGGCGCATGGGGGCGGCCTCGCCCGATTCTCCATCCGGTGCCTCATCAGGTACCGAGGCTGCCTGCCCGACGGCCGCCTTCGCGGCCGGCGCCGTCGCTTTCTTCGGCTCGGCCGTCGGCACGGCGCCGTCGCCGCCGGCGCTCGGCGCGGGCGGGGTGACGGGCAGCCCGCCGTCGTCGTCCGTGTCCGATCCGCCTGCGTCCGGCCCCTCCTCGTCGCGGGCGTCCCGCTCTTCGGGGTCCGCCGACTCTTCGTCGTCTGCCCCTGAGGTCACGAGGTCGTCCGACGAACGGGCGAGCTTCGTCGGCGTGTAGACCTCGGGGAGATAGAGCGTGAACGTGCTGCCCTCGCCGGGCGTGCTCTCGAGGTGGATCTCGCCGCCGAGGAGGCGGGCGATCTCGCGGCTGATCGAGAGGCCGAGCCCGGTCCCGCCGTAGTTCCGGTTGACCGAGCCGTCGGCCTGCTGGAAGGCCTCGAAGATCACGCGGTGCTTCTCCGGCGTGATCCCGACGCCCGTGTCGACGACGGAGAACCCGACGACGCCGTCCGCCTCCCGCAGCCGCTCGCTCCGCAGAGCCGACGCGTCGGCCGGGGCGATGCGGAGCGTGACCGTGCCCTCGTGCGTGAACTTGAACGCGTTCGAGAGGAGGTTCTTCAGCACCTGATGCAGCCGCTTCTCGTCGGTCTCGATCGTCGGCGGGAGTGTGTCGTCGAGGTCGATCTCGAAGTCGAGCCCCTTGTCGTTGGCGACCTCGATGAACATCCGCGCCATGTCCTGCCCGGCGGCGTCGAGCTCGACGGGCTCGATCTCGACGGCCATCGTGCCCGACTCGATCTTCGAGAGGTCGAGGATCTCGTTGATGAGCGTGAGCAGGTCCGAGCCCGACGAGTGGACGGTCTCGGCGTACTCCACCTGCTTCGGCGTGAGCGTGTCGTCGGGGTTCTCGGCGAGCATCCGCGAGAGGATGAGCATCGAGTTCAGCGGCGTGCGCAGCTCGTGGCTCATGTTGGCGAGGAACTCGCTCTTGTATTTGGAGGTGAGGGCGAGCTGCTCGGCCTTCTCCTCGACGGCCTTCCGCGCCTGGTCGATCTCGGTGTTCTTCTGCTCGACCTCCGTCTTCTGCTCGGCGAGGAGGCGAGCTTTCTCTTCGAGCTCGACGTTCGTCTGCTGGAGCGCCTCCTGCTGGTGCTTGAGGAGGTCTTCGGACTCGCGGAGGCTGCGGGCCTGCTCTTCGAGCCGGCGGTTCGTCTTCGTCAGCTCCTCCTGCTGGCTCTGGAGCTCCTGTGTCAGCCCCTGCGACTGCGAGAGCAGCGCCTCCGTCCGCATGTTCGCCTCGATCGAGTTAAGCACGATCCCGATCGACTCGGTGAGCTGGTCGAGGAAGGTGAGGTGGTTCTCGGAGAACGGCTGGAACGAGGCGAGCTCGATCACGGCCTTCACCTCGCCCTCGAACAGCACGGGGAGCACGATGATGTTGCGCGGGGGCGCCTCGCCGAGCCCGCTGGAGATCTGGACGTAGCCGTCGGGCACGTTCGCGAGGAGGATCCGCTCTTTCTCCAACAGGCACTGCCCGACGAGCCCCTCGCCCGGCCGGAACCGATTCGCGAGGCTCTTCCGCTCGCGGTAGGCGTACGTCGCGAGCAGCCGGAGCTCCGACTCCGATTCGCCTTCGATGTCGTCGGCGGTGTAGAACGCGCCGTGCTGGACGTTGACGAGCGGAGCGAGTTCGGAGAGGATGAGTTTGGAGACCGTCATCAGGTCTTTCTGGCCCTGGAGGAGCTGGGTGAACTTCGTGAGGTTCGTCTTGAGCCAGTCCTGCTCCTGGTTCTTCCGCGTCGTGTCCTTGAGGTTGCGGATCATCTCATTGACGTTGTCCTTGAGGTCCGCCACCTCGCCCGCCGCCTCGACGGTGATCTTCTTCGAGAGGTCGCCCGCGGCCACGGCCGTCGTGACCTCGGTGATGGCGCGGACCTGCGTCGTGAGGTTCGCCGCGAGGCGGTTCACGTTGTCCGTCAGGTCGCGCCACGTCCCGCTCGCGCCCGGCACCTCGGCCTGCCCGCCAAGCTTGCCCTCGACGCCCACCTCGCGCGCCACCGTCGTGACCTGATCGGCAAACGTGTCGAGCGTGTCGATCATGTTGTTGATGGTGTCGCGGAGCTCGGCGATCTCGCCCTGCGCCTCGACCTGCAGCTTCCGGGCGAGGTTGCCGCGCGCCACGGCCGTCACGACCTCGGCGATCCCGCGCACCTGCGTCGTGAGGTTGTCGGCCATCGAGTTCACGTTGTCCGTCAAATCCTTCCACGTCCCCGAGACGCCCGGCACCTGCGCCTGCCCGCCGAGCTCGCCCTCGGTGCCGACCTCGCGGGCGACGCGCGTCACTTCCGAAGCGAAGGCCGAGAGCTGGTCCACCATCGTGTTGATCGTGTCCTTGAGCTCGGCGATCTCGCCCTTGACGTCGACCGTGATCTTCTTCGAGAGGTCGCCGTTCGCCACGGCCGTCGTCACCTCGGCGATGTTCCGCACCTGCGTCGTGAGGTCGCTCGCCATGTAGTTCACGTTGTCCGTCAAATCCTTCCACGTCCCCGAGACGCCCGGCACCTGCGCCTGCCCGCCGAGCTTGCCCTCGGTACCGACTTCCTTCGCCACACGCGTCACTTCGCTCGCGAACGACGAGAGCTGGTCGACCATCGTGTTGATCACGTCTTTGATCTGGAGGATCTCGCCCTTCACGTCGACCGTGATCTTCTGCGTCAGGTCGCCGC harbors:
- a CDS encoding HAMP domain-containing protein, whose amino-acid sequence is EVPGVSGTWKNLTDNVNSMASNLTAQVRNIAEVTTAVANGDLSKKITVDVKGEIAELKDTINTMVDQLSSFASEVTRVAREVGTEGKLGGQAGVPGVSGTWKDLTDNVNSMADNLTAQVRNIAEVTTAVANGDLSKKITVAVQGEILELKDTINTMVDQLSAFASEVTRVAREVGTEGELGGQAQVPGVSGTWKDLTDNVNSMADNLTAQVRNIAEVTTAVANGDLSKKITVDVKGEILELKDTINTMVDQLSSFASEVTRVAREVGTEGELGGQAEVDGVSGTWKDLTDNVNAMAGNLTVQLRDVSKVATAIASGDLTQKITVDVKGEILQIKDVINTMVDQLSSFASEVTRVAKEVGTEGKLGGQAQVPGVSGTWKDLTDNVNYMASDLTTQVRNIAEVTTAVANGDLSKKITVDVKGEIAELKDTINTMVDQLSAFASEVTRVAREVGTEGELGGQAQVPGVSGTWKDLTDNVNSMADNLTTQVRGIAEVVTAVARGNLARKLQVEAQGEIAELRDTINNMIDTLDTFADQVTTVAREVGVEGKLGGQAEVPGASGTWRDLTDNVNRLAANLTTQVRAITEVTTAVAAGDLSKKITVEAAGEVADLKDNVNEMIRNLKDTTRKNQEQDWLKTNLTKFTQLLQGQKDLMTVSKLILSELAPLVNVQHGAFYTADDIEGESESELRLLATYAYRERKSLANRFRPGEGLVGQCLLEKERILLANVPDGYVQISSGLGEAPPRNIIVLPVLFEGEVKAVIELASFQPFSENHLTFLDQLTESIGIVLNSIEANMRTEALLSQSQGLTQELQSQQEELTKTNRRLEEQARSLRESEDLLKHQQEALQQTNVELEEKARLLAEQKTEVEQKNTEIDQARKAVEEKAEQLALTSKYKSEFLANMSHELRTPLNSMLILSRMLAENPDDTLTPKQVEYAETVHSSGSDLLTLINEILDLSKIESGTMAVEIEPVELDAAGQDMARMFIEVANDKGLDFEIDLDDTLPPTIETDEKRLHQVLKNLLSNAFKFTHEGTVTLRIAPADASALRSERLREADGVVGFSVVDTGVGITPEKHRVIFEAFQQADGSVNRNYGGTGLGLSISREIARLLGGEIHLESTPGEGSTFTLYLPEVYTPTKLARSSDDLVTSGADDEESADPEERDARDEEGPDAGGSDTDDDGGLPVTPPAPSAGGDGAVPTAEPKKATAPAAKAAVGQAASVPDEAPDGESGEAAPMRRPSARVEDDREHLGLDDEVLLIVEDDPAFARILLDIAHEKGFKAVVEEHGEAALAAVRRYKPSAITLDIQLPGMHGLTLLDRLKNHPDTRHIPVQIVSVTERLPRGQRKGAMTQLKKPVTRASVVETIGQMKDLADRPVRRLLVVEDNEPQRRIVEDLIGGDDVEMTGVALGSEALEALATGRFDCALIDLGLPDMDGFELIERIRDELGLTDLPILVHSGRDLKPEEAEKLHSMAEAVIAKDVEAFDRLLDETALYLHRVEAELPDEQRTRLEQRHRPESSLAGTKVLIVDDDIRNIFALTSLLERHKMEVVYAESGHDGIEFLKKSEDIDAVLMDVMMPGMDGYETTRAIRKLGGAFAELPIIAVTAKAMKGDREKCLAAGASDYITKPVNVDQLISLLRVWINK